The Myxocyprinus asiaticus isolate MX2 ecotype Aquarium Trade chromosome 39, UBuf_Myxa_2, whole genome shotgun sequence genome window below encodes:
- the gpr55a gene encoding G-protein coupled receptor 55a isoform X2, which produces MAVGMSSNSSYRCDWVCWIQWCVYMPILVAGLPLNLGALWQLYFSVRRWSESTVYLTNLIINDSLLMLSLPFKIHAYENDWTLGRIFCSLLESLLYVNIYGSIMLSVCIAVDRYIALQFPFAARRLRSPRKAGLLCLVIWLLVFISSTPIYKLHDNPNNHTDKSYCFQHFSQSTWTKSGILVAMETVFCSSTMVMVFCSVRVVQILRDLRARNPGDAKLRNNKSVKIVLSNLVVFLTCFIPYHIAALVYFHAKTHNWDSKIIDQLRYFIHISICISNVNCLADGACYYFILKENLQSAQRERRMAVHVRDLRIRESKTHTFEEMCNWTSKATEKTEICVDTGFT; this is translated from the coding sequence ACCGTTGTGACTGGGTGTGCTGGATCCAGTGGTGTGTGTATATGCCCATTCTGGTTGCTGGTCTCCCTTTGAACCTAGGCGCTCTGTGGCAGCTCTACTTCAGTGTTCGACGCTGGAGTGAATCCACAGTTTACCTCACCAACCTGATAATAAATGACAGCCTGCTGATGCTCTCTCTGCCCTTTAAGATACACGCTTACGAGAATGACTGGACCCTTGGCCGTATCTTCTGCTCTTTGCTGGAGAGCCTGCTCTATGTCAACATCTACGGCAGTATAATGCTGAGCGTGTGCATCGCCGTGGACCGCTATATTGCTCTCCAGTTTCCATTTGCCGCCCGCCGTTTGCGATCTCCGCGCAAAGCAGGGCTTCTGTGTCTGGTCATTTGGTTGTTGGTTTTCATAAGCAGTACCCCCATCTACAAACTCCACGATAACCCCAATAACCACACTGACAAATCTTACTGCTTTCAGCACTTCTCACAGAGTACCTGGACAAAAAGTGGTATTCTGGTTGCTATGGAGACTGTGTTTTGCAGCAGCACCATGGTGATGGTGTTCTGTTCTGTGCGCGTGGTGCAGATCTTGCGTGATTTGAGGGCACGCAACCCTGGCGATGCCAAACTACGCAACAACAAGAGTGTAAAGATCGTCCTCAGTAACCTGGTGGTCTTCCTCACATGCTTCATCCCTTACCACATTGCGGCGCTGGTGTACTTCCATGCAAAGACGCACAATTGGGACTCAAAGATCATAGATCAGCTACGCTACTTTATTCACATAAGCATTTGTATTAGTAATGTGAATTGCTTGGCAGATGGTGCATGTTACTATTTCATTCTTAAAGAGAACCTGCAGTCGGCACAGCGAGAGAGGAGAATGGCTGTACACGTAAGAGACTTACGGATACGAGAATCAAAGACTCATACATTTGAAGAAATGTGTAACTGGACATCCAAAGCCACTGAGAAGACGGAAATATGTGTGGACACTGGTTTTACATAA
- the gpr55a gene encoding G-protein coupled receptor 55a isoform X1: protein MAVGMSSNSSSDRCDWVCWIQWCVYMPILVAGLPLNLGALWQLYFSVRRWSESTVYLTNLIINDSLLMLSLPFKIHAYENDWTLGRIFCSLLESLLYVNIYGSIMLSVCIAVDRYIALQFPFAARRLRSPRKAGLLCLVIWLLVFISSTPIYKLHDNPNNHTDKSYCFQHFSQSTWTKSGILVAMETVFCSSTMVMVFCSVRVVQILRDLRARNPGDAKLRNNKSVKIVLSNLVVFLTCFIPYHIAALVYFHAKTHNWDSKIIDQLRYFIHISICISNVNCLADGACYYFILKENLQSAQRERRMAVHVRDLRIRESKTHTFEEMCNWTSKATEKTEICVDTGFT from the coding sequence CAGACCGTTGTGACTGGGTGTGCTGGATCCAGTGGTGTGTGTATATGCCCATTCTGGTTGCTGGTCTCCCTTTGAACCTAGGCGCTCTGTGGCAGCTCTACTTCAGTGTTCGACGCTGGAGTGAATCCACAGTTTACCTCACCAACCTGATAATAAATGACAGCCTGCTGATGCTCTCTCTGCCCTTTAAGATACACGCTTACGAGAATGACTGGACCCTTGGCCGTATCTTCTGCTCTTTGCTGGAGAGCCTGCTCTATGTCAACATCTACGGCAGTATAATGCTGAGCGTGTGCATCGCCGTGGACCGCTATATTGCTCTCCAGTTTCCATTTGCCGCCCGCCGTTTGCGATCTCCGCGCAAAGCAGGGCTTCTGTGTCTGGTCATTTGGTTGTTGGTTTTCATAAGCAGTACCCCCATCTACAAACTCCACGATAACCCCAATAACCACACTGACAAATCTTACTGCTTTCAGCACTTCTCACAGAGTACCTGGACAAAAAGTGGTATTCTGGTTGCTATGGAGACTGTGTTTTGCAGCAGCACCATGGTGATGGTGTTCTGTTCTGTGCGCGTGGTGCAGATCTTGCGTGATTTGAGGGCACGCAACCCTGGCGATGCCAAACTACGCAACAACAAGAGTGTAAAGATCGTCCTCAGTAACCTGGTGGTCTTCCTCACATGCTTCATCCCTTACCACATTGCGGCGCTGGTGTACTTCCATGCAAAGACGCACAATTGGGACTCAAAGATCATAGATCAGCTACGCTACTTTATTCACATAAGCATTTGTATTAGTAATGTGAATTGCTTGGCAGATGGTGCATGTTACTATTTCATTCTTAAAGAGAACCTGCAGTCGGCACAGCGAGAGAGGAGAATGGCTGTACACGTAAGAGACTTACGGATACGAGAATCAAAGACTCATACATTTGAAGAAATGTGTAACTGGACATCCAAAGCCACTGAGAAGACGGAAATATGTGTGGACACTGGTTTTACATAA